A single window of Salvia splendens isolate huo1 chromosome 6, SspV2, whole genome shotgun sequence DNA harbors:
- the LOC121807033 gene encoding probable pyruvate, phosphate dikinase regulatory protein, chloroplastic translates to MISSSTLSSLSNIPPTPSQPIAPTFSDPPSSPDSPSRRIKSSPQLNRWSRARAVRSGRKLSRPVDRSADVMTAADSPARLVSDTNDSSGSGSEQPLFSDGGEGLAAAKSIYMVSDGTGWTVEHSVTAALGQFEHCLVDRVCPINTHLFSGIDDVDRLMEVIAQAAKEEALLVYTLADPSIAESARQACLLWGVTSLDVLSPITEAVASHLGVSPSGLPRWAPGRTSSLGEDYFRRIEAIEFTIKQDDGALPRNLHQADIVLTGVSRTGKTPLSIYLAQKGYKVANVPIVMNVDLPKTLFEVDPEKVFALTINPVALRSIRRARAKTLGLGDSVMKCNYSEMDYVKQELEFASNIFQQNPIWPVIEVTAKAIEETAAIVLRLYHDRKNRCSMPRISKRY, encoded by the exons ATGATTTCCTCCTCAACCTTATCCTCCTTGTCGAACATCCCGCCAACGCCGTCGCAGCCCATCGCCCCGACCTTCTCCGATCCTCCGTCTTCGCCTGATTCTCCGTCGCGCCGAATCAAATCAAGCCCGCAGCTGAACCGCTGGTCAAGAGCTCGCGCCGTTCGGTCCGGCCGTAAATTGAGCCGCCCGGTTGACAGATCTGCTGATGTGATGACTGCCGCCGACTCTCCGGCGAGGCTAGTCTCCGATACTAATGATAGTAGTGGTAGTGGAAGTGAGCAGCCGCTTTTTAGCGACGGCGGGGAGGGGTTAGCCGCCGCTAAGTCGATATACATGGTTTCTGACGGAACGGGGTGGACGGTGGAGCATTCCGTCACCGCTGCGTTGGGTCAGTTTGAGCATTGTTTGGTGGATCGGGTTTGCCCGATTAATACCCATTTGTTTTCGGGG ATCGATGATGTAGACCGATTGATGGAGGTGATCGCACAAGCGGCCAAGGAAGAAGCGTTGCTAGTATACACTCTCGCCGATCCTTCAATCGCTGAATCAGCTCGACAAGCCTGCCTGCTGTGGGGTGTGACATCTCTCGACGTTCTTAGCCCCATAACCGAAGCCGTTGCTTCCCATCTCGGCGTGTCTCCTTCCGGCCTCCCTAGGTGGGCTCCGGGACGGACCAGCTCACTTGGGGAGGACTACTTCCGCAGGATTGAGGCCATCGAGTTCACCATAAAGCAAGATGACGGAGCATTGCCCCGGAACCTCCATCAGGCCGATATCGTCCTCACGGGTGTGTCTCGTACAGGGAAGACACCGTTGTCCATATACCTCGCGCAGAAAGGGTACAAAGTGGCGAATGTGCCGATTGTCATGAATGTTGATCTCCCGAAGACGCTCTTCGAGGTCGACCCCGAGAAGGTGTTCGCCCTCACGATCAATCCGGTCGCATTGCGATCAATCCGACGAGCAAGGGCGAAGACGTTGGGGTTGGGGGATAGTGTGATGAAATGCAACTATTCAGAAATGGACTATGTTAAACAAGAGCTTGAGTTTGCTAGCAATATTTTCCAGCAGAATCCCATTTGGCCTGTGATTG AGGTTACAGCTAAAGCAATTGAGGAAACTGCTGCAATTGTGCTACGGCTTTACCATGATAGGAAAAATAGATGTTCAATGCCTAGGATTTCGAAACGCTACTGA
- the LOC121807284 gene encoding gibberellin 2-beta-dioxygenase 8-like, which translates to MVASENDSKHTNQARRMQESADPPFETTYKRLLEKVMSAPEVSGVGECELPMIDLNELKMGELSKRACKKKIALASQEWGFFQVINHGICGEVLEKMREEQAKLFAKPFSDKAAYNFSSGSYRWGTPSATCLAQLSWSEAFHVSVSDLLASPNTHNNLSSIMGQYARMVSELSQKLVDILASELGQKSDFFKENCVESTCYLRLNRYPACPILPQMFGIMPHTDSDFVTVLHQDQIGGLQLVKDGTWFAVKPNPQALVINIGDLFQAWSNNVYKSVEHRVVANPVYERFSTAYFFCPSYDTVIASGIDTCVYRSFTFGEYRKQVQQDVKFFGHKIGLPRFLLQTH; encoded by the exons ATGGTGGCCTCTGAGAATGACTCGAAGCATACAAACCAA GCGAGGAGAATGCAAGAGTCGGCTGATCCACCATTTGAGACAACATACAAGAGACTATTGGAGAAGGTGATGTCGGCACCAGAAGTTTCGGGCGTGGGGGAATGCGAGCTTCCGATGATCGATCTAAACGAGCTGAAGATGGGGGAGTTGTCGAAGCGGGCATGCAAGAAGAAGATCGCCCTAGCTTCGCAGGAGTGGGGTTTTTTCCAGGTGATAAATCATGGGATTTGTGGAGAGGTTCTAGAGAAGATGAGGGAGGAACAAGCCAAGCTCTTCGCTAAACCCTTCTCCGACAAGGCGGCGTACAACTTCTCGTCGGGGAGCTACCGGTGGGGGACGCCATCCGCCACCTGCCTCGCCCAGCTCTCCTGGTCCGAGGCTTTTCATGTCTCCGTCAGCGACCTACTTGCCTCACCCAACACCCACAATAATCTCAG CTCAATAATGGGGCAGTATGCGAGGATGGTGTCTGAATTATCACAGAAATTGGTGGACATATTGGCATCAGAATTGGGGCAGAAATCAGATTTCTTCAAAGAGAACTGTGTGGAGAGCACATGTTACCTAAGATTAAACAGATACCCAGCCTGCCCTATTCTCCCACAAATGTTTGGCATAATGCCACACACTGACAGTGACTTCGTCACAGTGTTGCACCAAGACCAAATCGGTGGACTCCAGCTTGTCAAAGATGGCACCTGGTTTGCTGTTAAACCTAATCCTCAAGCCCTTGTTATCAACATTGGTGATTTGTTTCAG GCGTGGAGTAATAACGTGTACAAAAGCGTGGAGCATAGGGTAGTGGCAAACCCTGTATATGAAAGGTTCTCAACGGCATACTTCTTCTGCCCATCATACGACACCGTTATAGCAAGTGGGATTGACACTTGTGTTTATAGAAGCTTTACCTTTGGAGAATACAGAAAACAAGTCCAACAAGATGTCAAGTTTTTTGGCCACAAAATTGGACTTCCCAGATTTCTTCTACAAACTCACTAG